A region of the Sodalis ligni genome:
ATGGCCGATGCGTGCCTGCCCACCGGACGGCTGATACCCAACAAGGTATCCTCGGTGTCGATGGGCACCGGCATGATGACCATGGCCCGCCAGATGTATCCGGATCTGGACGGTATCCTGTGCACCAATGACGATCTGGCGGTAGGCGTGTTACAGGAATGCCTGGCCTCAGGTATCCACGTTCCCGAGGAAATAGGCATAGCCGGCTTTCACGGCCTGGATATCGGCCAGGTGACCCAGCCGAAGCTGGCAAGCGTAGTCACCCCGCGCTTTGAGATGGGACGGGTATCCACCGAAATACTAATACGTAAAATCAAAGGGATATCCACAATAGAACAAATAGATCTGCACTATCGGCTCTCTCCCGGCGGTACCCTGTAAGGCGGGCCGTCAGTACCGAACCGAACTCTCCCCTCCCGCCCGGCCGGCCACCCTCCGTGCCGGCCGCGTCCGATAAAACCCGCTGAATATGTCATACCCGTCACGCACCGGGTAACAGGATTTGTTAACACGATTCAGCGTGATCTATGTCTCAATTTTTCACTGTGAAAACCGTTCTGATAATACCCACAGGAGAGGAGCGGTAATGACAATGATGAATACGCTATTAGCCTATAAAAAAATCTAAGAATGCAGTGATTACATAAACCATATTGAGACCAGTCAACATGAATACATTGCCCAAACGCCGTTGGCTCTATTTAATGCCGACGATATTTATTACCTACAGCCTGTCTTACCTTGATAAGGCTAATTACAGTTTTGCCTCCGCCGCCGGCATCGGTAACGATCTGGGTATTGATCCTTCTCTGGCGTCCTTGATTGGCGCGCTGTTTTTCCTGGGGTATTTTACCCTGCAAATTCCGGGCGGGATGCTGGCGGAAAAATGGAGCGTGCGCAAACTGCTGACGCTGAGCCTGGTGCTGTGGGGCATCTGCGCCACGCTTACGGGGCTTGTCACCAATGTCGCCTCGCTGGTCGTCATCCGCTTTGTCCTCGGGGTGGTGGAAGCCATCGTGACGCCAAGCCTGTTACTGTTGATTTCACGCTGGTTTACCCATACCGAACGCTCCAAAGCCAATACGCTGTTCCTGCTCGGCAACCCGGTTACCGTATTGTGGATGTCCATTCTTTCCGGCTGGCTGGTGCAGAACTGGGGATGGCGCCATATGTTTGTGGTGGAAGGCATTCCCGCCGTCATCTGGGCGGTGGTGTGGTGGGTGGTTATCCGCGACAGGCCGGAACAGGCCGCTTGGCTGAATAAGCAGGAGAAAGCGGCGCTTATCGGCGAACTGGCCAATGAGCAGCGTCGTAAAGAGACCATGACCAACTGGAGCCAAGTCCTTCGCTCCGCCAACGTTATCAAGCTGGCGGGCTGGATGTTTTTCCAGAGCATCGGCTTTTTTGGTTTCCTGATGTGGCTGCCCTCCATTCTGCACTCGGGCGCCATCTCCATGGCCCAAACCGGCCTGCTGTCCTCGCTGCCTTACGGCCTGGCGGCGATATTAATGATGATTGCCGCCTGGCTAAGCGACAAATATCAAAAACGGGTGGGTTTTATCGCCTATCCGATCTTGATAGCCGGCTGCTGTTTCCTGCTGCTGCCCTTCCTTGGCACCGATCATTTCTGGCTCTCTTACCTGCTGCTGGTGATTACCGGGGCCTGCCTTTATATCCCGTTCGGGCCGTTCTTCGCGCTGGTGCACGACGTATTGCCGGCGTCCATGGTGGGCGGCGCCGGCGGGATGATCAACAGCATGGCCGCCGTCGGGGCGTTTATCGGCTCGTATCTGGTGGGCATGCTCAACAGCGTCACCCATTCAACCAATTCATCCTATTTTATGATGGCGGCCTGCCTGGGCATCGCCGTGGTCTTCGCCCTTTCCATCAAGCCGCAACAAGAGGCTGAAACGGGGAAGTTAGCCGGTGGTTCCAGCGTGGCGTAACGCCGTACAGGGGTAATAACATGACAGTAAGAAATTTGCGTACCGTTTTGCTGATAGCACCGGTAATGGACCAACTGCAAAAACGTCTTGAGGCCGGCTACGTAGTGCATAAGCTGTACGAACAAGCCGATCCGGCGGCCTATCTGGCGCAAAACGGCGCCGGCATTTTAGTCGTGGTGACGCGCGGGGACGTAGGGGTGAGCACGCCGGTGCTGGAGGCGCTGCCGTCGGTGGGACTGGTGGCTGTTTTCGGCGTTGGCACCGACGGGGTTGACCTGAACTATGCGCGTCGACGCGGCATCGACATCACCATTACCTCCGGCGCGCTGACCGAGGATGTGGCGGATATGGCGCTGGGCCTGCTGCTCAGCACCGCCCGCCGGCTGTGCCAGGGAGATCGCTTCGTGCGCGAGGGACGCTGGCCGCTGGAAACGCCGCCGTTAAGCAGCCAGGTCAGCGGCAAACGCATCGGCATCCTCGGCATGGGCAATATCGGACGGGCCATTGCCCGCCGCGCCGGCGGCTTCGATATGCAAATCCGCTACACCGACCGTAAACGTAACGACGCCCTGCCCTATCTCTTCTGCCCCGATTTACCCGCCCTGGCCCGCGACAGCGATTTTCTGGTGATTGCGGCCTCAGGCGGCAAAGAGAGCCAGGGAATGGTGAATCGCTTGATCTTCCAGGCGTTGCCGGACCATGCGCTGGTTATCAATATCGCCCGCGGCAGCATCGTTAACGAGCCGGATCTCATTAGCGCGCTGCAACAGGGCGATATCGCCGGGGCCGGGCTGGACGTCTATGCCGACGAGCCCAACGTGCCGCCGGCCCTGCTGGCGATGGACAATGTCGTGTTACAGCCCCATACGGCCAGCGCAACATGGGAAACCCGGCGCAAAATGAGCGACATAGTCTTCGCCAACGTGGAGGCTTTCTTCAGCCAGCGCCCGCTGCCGAATAAACTGGAATAACATTAAGGGGGGTGATGGCTGTTTATTTCACGGCACCGGCTTTTCTGACAATCATTATTCAATGACGATAGCCGGATATAAAAATAATACTGATTCCTCTTTTTATGATTAAAAAGGGGTGGCTAACCTTATTGTCGGACATTTCGCTATGGATGATAAAATACCTCATACCCGTTGGCTGCGAGTGGTCGCGCCAATATTAATCGCTTGTATCATTTCCTTTATGGATCGGGTGAATATCAGTTTCGCCCTGCCGGGAGGCATGGAAAGCGATTTAGGCATAAACAGCCGGATGGCAGGTCTCGCCAGCGGCATATTTTTTATCGGCTATCTCTTCTTGCAGGTGCCCGGCGGCCGTACCGCGGTTCACGGCAGCGGTAAGCGTTTCATCGCCTGGTCGCTGGCGGTATGGGCCGTGGTGTCCATCGCCACCGGATTTGTCACCGGCCACTATCAGCTGCTGGCGCTGCGTTTTCTGCTGGGCGTGTCGGAGGGCGGCATGCTGCCGGTGGTCTTGACCATGCTGAGCAACTGGTTCCCGGAAAAAGAAATCGGGCGGGCCAATGCGTTTGTCATGATGTTCGCGCCCATCGGCGGCATGGTCACCGCCCCCATCTCCGGTACCATTATCAACCTGCTGAATTGGCGCTGGCTGTTTCTTATCGAAGGCATGTTATCGCTGGTGGTGCTGGCGGTATGGTGGTGCCTGATAAGCGATCGTCCCCAGGAAGCGCGCTGGCTGCCTGAAAGAGAACGTGAGTACTTACGCAGGGAGCTGGCCCAGGATGCCGAAAACCGCCAGAACCTCACGCCGGTCAGCAATGCTCCGCTGCGGGACGTATTCCGCAACAGCGGACTGATAAAGCTGGTGGTGCTGAATTTCTTTTATCAAACCGGTGATTATGGCTATACCCTGTGGCTGCCCACCATATTGAAAAATCTCACCGGCGCCAATATGGCAGGGGTGGGGTTGCTGGCGATATTGCCGTTTATCGCCACTATCGCCGGCATCTATCTTATCTCGGTGTTGAGCGATAAAACCGGCAAACGGCGGCTATGGGTACGGGTTTCGCTGCTGTGTTTCGCCGCCGCGCTGCTGGCATCGGTCATTCTTAAACAGAATGTGATCGCGTCCTATATCGCCCTGGTGATTTGCGGCTTCTTCCTCAAAGCGGCCACCAGCCCGTTCTGGTCGATCCCGATGCGTATCGCCTCGGCGGAAGTTGCCGGCAGCGCCCGCGGGGTGATAAACGGACTGGGCAACCTCGGCGGTTTTTGCGGTCCCTACCTGGTAGGCGTCGTGATGTTTCTTTACGGACAAAACCTGGCGGTTTGCGCGCTGGCGGCTTCACTTATCATCGCCGGCCTCCTCACGTTCCTGTTGCCGAAGAGCTGCGACCTGACGTCGGTCGCGACCCCGTCGGACGAAAGCATGAGGCTGCGCAAAGCCCCTCGCCCTTGAGGCAATCATCCCGTTATCCGGCGGAGCGGCAATAGGCTGTCCTGCCGGAAATTCCCCGCCAGGAAAATGACCGGAAGATTTTTTCCAAAAAAACGGACGCTGCTGGGCGTCCGAAATTTTGAATTGGAGCGGGAAACGAGGCTCGAACTCGCGACCCCAACCTTGGCAAGGTTGTGCTCTACCACTGAGCTATTCCCGCATTATGTCCCGCATTATGCTTTCCCGGCACATCTTTCCGGCAACGCGTTTGCACAGTCTATGCGCAATATCCATCCGCGGTACCATCAACACAATCAATTGATTCCGTTGATATTTATGTGTCAATTGAAAGGCGGATTGCATTATGGACCAGATGTTTAAAACTGACAAGTTTTTTTTAAACGCCGGGGCACCAAGCGTTCAGAACGGCAGCATATTATCTCACCGAGTCCCCGCGCCGATATTCAATGGTAAGCTCATCAAACCGGACCTTGAGATCCGCCGTAAGGCTGTAATCCACCGCGGCCAGGGAATCGGACAGCTGCTCCGCCCGGCTTGCGCCAAGAATAACCGAGGTGATGGCGGGATTTGCCAGGATCCAGGCGATGGAAAGCTTGGTCAGCGGCTGGCCGATTCCCCCGGCGGCCTCTTGCAGCCGAGCGATGGTCTCGAACTCGCGCTGATGCCAATAGCGCGCCTGATACATGGCGCCGAACTGCCCGACTTCCGCCGAGAAACGTCCCTTTTCCGGCGTCTCATCCTGCCGGTAACGGCCCGTCAGCAATCCTCCGGCCAGAGGATTAAAGGGGATCACCGCCAGGTTTTCCTCTGTGGCCAAGGGCAACAGTTCGCGTTCGATTTCACGATACAGCAGGTTATAGCGCGGCTGCACCGAAACGAACCCCACCAGTTTCAACGTTTCCTGGCGGCCGATGGCGCGTGCGAGCCGATAGGCCAGGAAGTTCGATACGCCGACATAACGCGCCTTGCCCGAGCGGACAATGGCGTCAAGGGCTTCGAGGGTCTCATCCAAGGGGGTAGCCGCATCGTCCAAATGAAGCTGATAGAGATCGACATATTCAACGTTCAATCGACGCAGTGACCCATCGATTGCATCAAGCAAATGTTTGCGCGAGGTGCCCTGGTCCCAGGGGGAAGGCCCCATGGGGCCGCCCGCCTTGGTGGCAAGAATAAAGCGGTCGCGCTTGCCTGCCAGCCAACGGCCGGTAATCTCTTCGGTGAGCCCCATTCCGGAAGCGCCGATGCCGGCCGGGTACATATCCGCGGTGTCGATAAAGTTAACGCCGGCTTCCGATGCGATGTCAAAGATCCGCCTCGATTCCGCTTCGTCGGTTTGTTTACCGAAGGTTCCGGTGCCCAGGCAAAGACGGGATACGGTCAGACCGGTCCGGCCGAATGTTGTAAATTGCATAGAGACTCCACAGTTGCTAAAGACAGGTCAGCCGTAGCCCACCCTCACCGCCCGCCAAACGCGCGGGCCAGCCGTAATATAGTGATCACTATATTACGATATAAGGCCTTGTCAAGATGATGTATAATAGTCGCTACATGAGGAAACAATGCAGGATGAGGTAAGCGGCAAATGGCGCGCGCGCGGGTATTCGACGTTGACAGGGCAATTGAGGCGGCAACCGAGCTTTTCTGGCGTAACGGCTATGAACGGACATCCCTGGCCGACCTGACCAAAGCGATGGGCATTACGCCCCCCAGCTTC
Encoded here:
- a CDS encoding MFS transporter; amino-acid sequence: MNTLPKRRWLYLMPTIFITYSLSYLDKANYSFASAAGIGNDLGIDPSLASLIGALFFLGYFTLQIPGGMLAEKWSVRKLLTLSLVLWGICATLTGLVTNVASLVVIRFVLGVVEAIVTPSLLLLISRWFTHTERSKANTLFLLGNPVTVLWMSILSGWLVQNWGWRHMFVVEGIPAVIWAVVWWVVIRDRPEQAAWLNKQEKAALIGELANEQRRKETMTNWSQVLRSANVIKLAGWMFFQSIGFFGFLMWLPSILHSGAISMAQTGLLSSLPYGLAAILMMIAAWLSDKYQKRVGFIAYPILIAGCCFLLLPFLGTDHFWLSYLLLVITGACLYIPFGPFFALVHDVLPASMVGGAGGMINSMAAVGAFIGSYLVGMLNSVTHSTNSSYFMMAACLGIAVVFALSIKPQQEAETGKLAGGSSVA
- a CDS encoding 2-hydroxyacid dehydrogenase, yielding MTVRNLRTVLLIAPVMDQLQKRLEAGYVVHKLYEQADPAAYLAQNGAGILVVVTRGDVGVSTPVLEALPSVGLVAVFGVGTDGVDLNYARRRGIDITITSGALTEDVADMALGLLLSTARRLCQGDRFVREGRWPLETPPLSSQVSGKRIGILGMGNIGRAIARRAGGFDMQIRYTDRKRNDALPYLFCPDLPALARDSDFLVIAASGGKESQGMVNRLIFQALPDHALVINIARGSIVNEPDLISALQQGDIAGAGLDVYADEPNVPPALLAMDNVVLQPHTASATWETRRKMSDIVFANVEAFFSQRPLPNKLE
- a CDS encoding MFS transporter, whose amino-acid sequence is MDDKIPHTRWLRVVAPILIACIISFMDRVNISFALPGGMESDLGINSRMAGLASGIFFIGYLFLQVPGGRTAVHGSGKRFIAWSLAVWAVVSIATGFVTGHYQLLALRFLLGVSEGGMLPVVLTMLSNWFPEKEIGRANAFVMMFAPIGGMVTAPISGTIINLLNWRWLFLIEGMLSLVVLAVWWCLISDRPQEARWLPEREREYLRRELAQDAENRQNLTPVSNAPLRDVFRNSGLIKLVVLNFFYQTGDYGYTLWLPTILKNLTGANMAGVGLLAILPFIATIAGIYLISVLSDKTGKRRLWVRVSLLCFAAALLASVILKQNVIASYIALVICGFFLKAATSPFWSIPMRIASAEVAGSARGVINGLGNLGGFCGPYLVGVVMFLYGQNLAVCALAASLIIAGLLTFLLPKSCDLTSVATPSDESMRLRKAPRP
- a CDS encoding aldo/keto reductase, whose protein sequence is MQFTTFGRTGLTVSRLCLGTGTFGKQTDEAESRRIFDIASEAGVNFIDTADMYPAGIGASGMGLTEEITGRWLAGKRDRFILATKAGGPMGPSPWDQGTSRKHLLDAIDGSLRRLNVEYVDLYQLHLDDAATPLDETLEALDAIVRSGKARYVGVSNFLAYRLARAIGRQETLKLVGFVSVQPRYNLLYREIERELLPLATEENLAVIPFNPLAGGLLTGRYRQDETPEKGRFSAEVGQFGAMYQARYWHQREFETIARLQEAAGGIGQPLTKLSIAWILANPAITSVILGASRAEQLSDSLAAVDYSLTADLKVRFDELTIEYRRGDSVR